One Deltaproteobacteria bacterium PRO3 genomic region harbors:
- the folK gene encoding 2-amino-4-hydroxy-6-hydroxymethyldihydropteridine diphosphokinase yields the protein MTKHCAYIGIGSNLGDRLKNVSEAIRLLEDHPLVKVNRLSHFYETEPLTLGGEKQGWYLNCVLKLQTSLNAVRLFHLLQEVEGLLGRVRGAKWAPRVIDLDLLFFDDEIIRTKTLIVPHPQLHLRRFVLEPLAEVAPNFVHPIKGLAVKALLKKLGDNKKVVPLYKFFLSQSSDGVLKTPIHERL from the coding sequence ATGACCAAACACTGCGCCTACATCGGAATCGGCAGCAATCTCGGCGATCGCCTCAAGAACGTCAGCGAGGCGATCCGCCTGCTGGAGGACCATCCCCTCGTGAAGGTCAACCGGCTCTCGCACTTCTACGAGACCGAGCCCCTCACCTTGGGCGGCGAGAAGCAGGGCTGGTACCTCAACTGCGTGCTCAAGCTCCAGACCTCACTGAATGCGGTCCGCCTCTTCCATCTCCTGCAAGAGGTCGAGGGCCTCTTGGGCCGCGTCCGCGGCGCGAAGTGGGCCCCGCGCGTCATCGACTTGGACCTGCTCTTCTTCGACGACGAGATCATCCGCACCAAGACGCTGATCGTCCCCCACCCGCAGCTGCACCTGCGCCGCTTCGTCCTCGAGCCGCTGGCGGAGGTCGCGCCCAATTTCGTGCATCCCATCAAGGGCCTCGCCGTGAAGGCCTTGTTGAAAAAGCTGGGCGACAACAAGAAGGTCGTCCCCCTCTATAAATTCTTCCTGAGCCAGTCTTCCGACGGGGTGCTCAAGACCCCCATCCACGAGCGGCTGTGA